The DNA segment gacatcgaacagcacacgggcgcctttcgcctcaatcaaaacgcagccgccgcggtcgggttcaaacctgcgaacaccgggtcagcagccgagcgcactaagcactgagccaccgcagtgagtgcagtgtcttttttattcacgcgtTAAATGCGCTTTTTCTCCAAGCGAAATGTTGCACTGTCGAGCCCAAACTTCCACTCTGACAAATTGATGTTTCCTTGGGCTGTAGCTGTTGATTCTCATAAATTACGCGTCTGCACATTGTCAATTCATAGAAAGATTCCCGTATGTTGCTCATCTTTCACTGTTAATGAGCGGCTGGTGCGTCTTTCCGacctccacgaatgccgaaatttccaatgtagttccttgtgccgagcttcggtgccgggcgccggtttgtttcatcatgaataattaaatttttccaatttttttcaccccAATCGGGACCATTTCTGTGGGCCACCTTGgacatgtgacgtcaccagctgcatgcccgtcgatatttgctcggagattggtcaagaagaaaaaaaataagacctttgtttttggccatttcacacaaacagtggtctgtcgcttagtccagtttagtcagtcaacgcaccgagaggttctgtgacagtatgcatgacgacaagcctcgatctcggcgtcataCTTGGGGAGAAACCGAGTTTTGGTTTCGGCgttctttgtttttcctgttttaaaGAGCTTCTACTCAGGATTCTGAAAAACGGGTTTTGAGGCACAGAGAAGGGACTCTTAAGAAATGTGATGCGAATGggaacacaataccacgtctaAACATATTCAAAATAGCCCACATTttccctttgagtggttcagaaacCTTGCAAGAAATGCTTCTACAGCTGTGGCACCATCATGGCCTTGGTTCACTGTATAAATAATTTAAGGCAGAAAAAGAACAAGTAATtactgtctcgcttttgatgAACACTGCGACTACGCAGTgcggttccttgattttgcaatcgtCCCGATCGTCCCTGTCATATCCGCTCAAAATAGCACAAGGCTCTGAAATATAatccgaggaaagtacagggtcggttaaaagttctcaggccaaagggtctgcttttgagctgtattatcaggcagacatgacaccaCCAGACTCAGAATATCCGTAGAAAgcggaagaggtatcgttctGTGCTCtgggaaccttgatagctttattcgcGTCTTAAATGCCATGATATACCGATGAAACAAGCAAGCCCTCTGGCCCCGAAACTTTTGACTAACCGGGTACAGAACCAAATATTcagaacccacaatcccgagcgaaggttggcgagctctttccagtgactttttcacgcccgcgcatttctccgcctcgcgctcctgcgtatttttgttcagatGTGTCAGTCGGTTAGATTAGGAAGTAAGGCAGCTGCTATGGCCGCTGCCAGTAATAAGCGTCgcttcggcggttcaggaagcccccctgaccccattctacaggggggggggggaaatcccGAACGCATaggcagccggcggtggggccgagtgggtagggctggctgaacagcgccgacctgtgagcatgaaaagagtgatgaaaagatataggaaggctcgaagacgctgaaatttaaattttgactgcacataacgtcgcttgcacaaaacattttaaacaTTGTCACTGGAGGATATTCTTGTTCAAGCGCTGTCCTTTAAAGGGCTCGCTATAATgcacggggtgcaggaggctttttcCATTAAGACCCACCGGAACCGGTCCTGCGCTGTAGTGTAAatcgaagaccattcggccaaacttatgtgacgctcaacacacgaaacagtgcgtcCATACTTAATTGTTCATGCTCTGCTCTAATTACCTCCAAacacggcgcaggagctcgagaGAACCCTACCCTCTCACTTCCCACGGCGGCctgcccacggccagctgggccggaccatacaacttcttgccaaccacttcagcatcgagataccgactggcagcgtctaccactacgacgtcgatATCTCCTCGGAAACTGccaaggagaccaaggttcctgagcagaaaaagtaccgatgcctcagtacaaagatcaacaggattgccatcgagctcctagtaaagaagtaccggcaagacctggccaactgcatccctgctttcgatggccgcaagaacctgtacacacgccgccagctcaacttccgcgagcggacattcacagtcgacctcgaggaagaccaaagatccgagaagtttataatcaagatccagtacgcggccacagtgaatctggacgccctgcatggcgtcttccaaaagcgcgtacaaactgtgccccaggaagtcctccaggccatagacatcgtcttgaggcacagcccctcgataAACCTTGCACCAGTTGGACGCTCGTTtttcagaccgccgggacccaacgagcacaatgacctcggaggaggccgggaggtgtggtttggctactacacgagtgttcgacccgcccaatggaagcccatgcttaacgtcgacatgtcagcaaccacattctacgagtcgcttccactggtcgacttcatgtgcaggttcttaagcgacagccgtcgtgtgttgacgcccgcagacttccggtcattgcgcgacaaccagtacgtgcgcctgaatagggagctcaagggactccgtgtcaaagtgacgcaccttccgtacccgcgcaagtacaaagtggtcaagatcacgagggaacctgcgaaggaaatctattttgaatcagaaggtagtcagatctccgtcgccgactacttccagagccgctacaggcgcttgtcgtacccgaacttcccttgcgtgcagagtggcagcccgacgcatccggtctacattcctctggaggtgtgcgagctggccgaaggccagcactgtcggaagaagctcgacgagagtcagaccgccgagatgatcaagcacacggccaagccgccagccaagcgcttccagAAGATTCGTCAGTCcgtgcgcgacatggtcagcagctcggacaagtacctgcgagagttcggcgtcaagatcaacactgagcccactcaggttgtgggcagagtgctcgacccgccatctctggtatttgagaacaacaccatgtgcaagccgcgcgacggtacgtgggatctccgagggcagcgcttctacaaggcgatgtccatgacaaagtggattgttctcaacgtgagccgctccgcgcacaaggattccctggaaaacttcatcaggatgctgatccgcatcggccaagaactgggcatgcgcattgcgcagccgcttgcggtcatcacgttcgacacaaaccgccagcccatgcggaccgttctcacggagcagcgcaagcagtacccgcagttggagatggttgtggcagtgataacaaaagccacgaactacgctgagatcaagcaggtggcagagactgagctctctctgcgcacacaatgcatcttggacaacaacgtggtccaaaagtgcaacgcagcgctcatccaaaacttgtgccagaagatcaacgccaagatgggcggtatcaacaatagtctcctgatgcaggagaagccgGAGCTGTTTCATACGCCCGTGATCGTCAttggagcagacgtgtcgcacccatcgcctggagacaaggtgaggccatccatcgccgcgtgcgtcggaagcctagacactgtaccgtccaagtttcacgccaccattcgggtacagattgaagactccgaggctaaggcgcgtgtggaaatcattagagacctgaaggacatgatcaaagaattgctactggctttccaccgcgccaccaggcacaagcccgagcggatcgtcttctacagggacggagtgagcgaggggcagttcttggaagtccgtaactatgaggtaagtaactgcgcctactactatactgtgcccactaaacgctcatcttgttaagacagtttttcccgcattcaatgtcactagtgtcattggataacctttgtctttggagaagccgactagctgtgcatatacgtaacgacaccgaattgatctccacagggatataatttcaggacatccaggatattcatttctggagacgtcttgtcggcgttagttgacctcagcttgatcgtttctctgcaaaaggtggtaaacatccaagactgaggcctCTGGCGCGGTTTTGTACGTATCCGCTCCGCCTCTCATCCTTCTTACACACGGGCGATTATaactgctgtgcagttgaccgtccgttgagctgaacgacagttcgaggtgttatacccgtgccacacggtcaagttttaggtcattaattacttagtaaatcaatttttaacgcaattggcgcggtgccacacacttgtatttaatgacattagacagactaactggCGTTTGCGACCTTCTGAGTTCGCCACACCTCATTCGCTCGAGATCTGTATACTCTTTTCGCCATTCCGCATGCGGAAAGACATGCAACTTTTTTGTGTGAAGTCACTACCCAGAGTATAATCGTTTATTCATAAACAACACTATTTTTAATAGGAATTCATATGTACTGTTATCCTGTGAGCTGACACACGAGTTCTACTTTTACAcacttgtcaagcaagaacagtggcgttttctacaaaataatttttatattatatttgaagGGCATTGCTGTTATACTTTCTCATTAACACTGCTTATATTCAGGGCTTTTTTTACTGCCTTGAAGGCGGTATCGTCACCGTGActagttaaattatttatttatttatatacagaTACCTTATAGGCCtctggagaggcattgtgtaagggggcgatACAGAAGTTAGTGAGAAATAGGCCAGAAATCCAAACATCATAttaaaagtacagcaaaacacacaaaaaacaggtgagttcagataagatatcgcaattcattaacagggataaaagtaaaaaaaccactttgcttcatgaaacaaaatcaggagaaatgcacgaagatttatacaaaagccaaataaaacatatcaggcataaatgaacaaagctgcgcatcacgaaaccgaagaggcaatagtctcaagctgctgaaaacgaagttgtacgaatcctgagtatttaaatgacgtgctaaccgttatcaacgaaatgtttgggtagatgttcgcgaaaggggtcttgattagcctgcagggcggtgcagtccggaagatcgttccagagacgaatggcacgcgggagtgacgagaagttgaaatcatgtgtgttgccataaattcggcatagctgcagttataagtaggagggacgttgtagatgtgctggcggtgaatcagtggcatggacgtatttgtgaaagatagataaaagggcagtctcgcgacgaatttgcaaaggatgcatggagcgaaagtttgatcttcagttgggttgcactggactgataactgtaattttgccaaaatgagacgacaagcccgattctggacagcttccaacttttctattagatatttcttataaggtgaccagatggatgaagtgtactctagctgcggtgctACAAAAGTAATATAGGCTTGTTTACGCATGTCAGGGGTAGTGCATAGCAGGTTACGGCGAAAGAaaactagtgaccgggaagcattagcgaaagtgGTGGATGTGTGTTCAGCCCGAGTaaagtttggtgaaatatggacgcctagatgcttatactgcgtattccgagccaatgtatcgttattattgcggtatggaaaattcgaagttgcgcattttcggctaaaagtaattatattacacttagaaatgtttagtcattagacacgttttacaccagtcgtttatgcaatcgaggtgactttgaagttcaaggtggccattagtaaattttattggtcAATGAATAATGCAGACGTCAGCAAATATGTGTATCTAAGATGAGATTGTTGCTGGCAGGTTATTAATGTAAATTATTAATACTAATGGACAGAGGAGGCTTCTAGCGCCGCGCCCGATGTAACATCGCAAACAGGAAATTAATACTTGTTAACAACGGTGTACTGCTGGCAATTAGAAAGAAAActacggacccatgacagagttaaagaatgtaatttaagcgcacaaagcttagatatttgtcggcaatgttctacccgataaaattctttggcaaagtccaaaaaggtggaagtgggcagttttcgtgcgagtgtttgttgccacttttgaaaaccggtacaacctttcctatttttcaaccggtggaaacctcacctgtagatattgactgcttaaagatatgaaggaagatgattttggagacagaaatggcatgtctttagtattttgaattgatttaatcaacaccagaaaaagagggtactaggttatttatcaggtgtactaagccatcaagtgtaatgtcaaccggcgccatgtacgggtaaccaaaatcaggtacatacgagacgttaggattatcttcttgggtgaaaatatatgcgaaaaacgagttaaatgctttaggacattcagcattgaagtagggggtgctgtcaatatcatgtattgatatatcattactgacactgttcggacgtattgttttgaaggacttgcttttattgttcctaagtagcgcaggaagggctttttgaaaaaaaaaaattttcgtcACAAAGGCCAGAACAACAGAGGTttaggtaggttttatatttacccggcgcgcagggcgaacattcgtgctttgtatttttgtacaaccgtttttttttcttatttctcatgcattgatgctttcttgtaaagcaagtgttaggtttatgatttgatagcgtgataagCGGGACATGTTTGGCTACTATTTCGGCGAGCTTGCCTCTAAATTGAACCCGCGGTTATATTCTACTGACTTATATTGAAAAGAGGGTGtcagaatattatcagaaaacatttgaatttcgtcatttattggattgtaatctcctctgtttagttgcgaatcagtaatgtcaataaatctgccaataaataataatgtcgttaaatctggacgtgtagcgccagctccgaaaaaaatggcataggcaaacttaaggctacaaacatctagaaagtgcgcgtgtggcacgggtaataaaaggcagcgccacctgctgttgagaTCTCAGCGCAGTGGAGATACGCAGTTGGACCAGTCTACTGACCCGCTGCATCGGCCGAGTCGGcggcatttccggctgccacatcttgctatcttggctaatataagtacaactacaacttccattatagtcggatacaactcaagaacccagcaactcaagaaccctgaatggactctcttgcagccaatggcatagaccaattctcatgagcctgcttgggtaaccacgtggcgaatgctagatgaaaggggttagtctcccccctcacaGGGAAGACTATTGTCACTGCCACGGCGCACACCGCATTGTCAGCCTTGAGGGCTCGTGATGATaagccgaagccattggctggaagggggtccttttacggagaaaatcggcttcattcttgagtgtatccgactatattcggattagtgtagccagaaaaaaaaaaaggccgcgaagtggcaccagtaaaacaacggctgagcgttgaagccggacgttcctgtactgaattttttttggctctgtgtggttgttcactACAGGTATACTGAAACGCCAagcttgcacagaaatttttgttgAGTGAAGTCAACTAGGTGGTCAATGCGCAGAGTTATGTGCAAACCGATCACGTGATCCGGAATGTGGaccgcgtgaactcaatttagaggagtatgccgagtaactgcagccgactgttattcatttaagcgtcagttggaaaagctgcacttccgttgaactgaacggtagctgaaacggctcgtttaaccagagtacaaccgataatagcattgcttaaaaaaacggtGATCTTCGCAGTACACTCTTTGTGAAACGACAATTGTATAAGATACGACAGCATAGTTCGTGAACATCCAAATTGTTTGGTTTACATTTTGAACTAGGTAGATATCGTGATGATTCGAATGGCCTTTCAGCCTTGACCGACAGTTTTTGTTTCCGCTCTAAAATCtcgcaggtgagcgccatccggctggcgtgcaaggaactgtctcccaacgagacctacgagccagcaattactttcatcgtggtccagaagcggcatcacacgaggttcatgcccgccaacgaccgcgacggcgtgggcaagtgtcgaaacgtcccaccaggcacgaccgtagactcggtggtcacgcacccgctggacttcgacttcttcctctgcagccacttcggcatccaggtaggcgtcctcttctccgctcttgttgcgattgtcagcgggaagaaatggtctgcggtgttttcgtttatgaatttgcggaggaaatagtccgggcgccggcATCGCCAAAGTCGTGTCGCGTCGTTAATGCGCTACAAATTCCAGGAGCGCCTGcggtgtaggccttccacatcttGAGGAAACGGAAGCATGGTTTTCGAGATCACCTACGCGCGAAACTGTGACGGAAGGTTTCCGCTTTACATTGAGTCCATCAGGAGCGCTGTgtgtgactgtgacgtcatcgttcacctttggggaagcggtatcggaagttgcgcatggggggcctctatggccagtgctcagtgatgctgtcatgtggatatggtcattggtttttattctcgaggtggcgtctactgagacatgattgcagaaggttgggtgaaaagagaagcgcttgatgttTAGCTCGTACGTAAAAGATGGAAGCGGCTTTTAAGTCTCAAAAAACggtcaaaaattgatttttttaaaTAGTCGTGTCGGATTGTATGCCTCGGTGTTTATGCTGTCCCGAAGTCGGGACAccgacatagatgacgatgaccgaccaatgcgctgatgacagccagccaggaaataatagttattcactgtatttattggcgcgagggcatctaaggccagataaagccagaaacatgttgtgcatgcGGCATTAGGAGCAGGGCAAGTGCATGGGTTGCTCATGGGCACTGCcggtttttgtatattgcgtttaaacactgtccttcccacgtaatggcgcatttaaaccgcaaacaccacgccacaccacatcgcaccacaagtaggaccacaccgcaccaccacatacctcGACACGATGCGACACAACATGACACGGCCCTTGGAATTCTCGCATGTGAATGAGTGTACTCCTCGGCGCacccgcagggcaccagccggccggcccactactatgtcgtgtgggatgactccaagttcagcgcggacgacctgcagaagctcagcttctacctgtgccacacatactcccgatgtgcaaggagcgtgagcatcccggcccctgtgtactacgcgcacctggccgccttccgtgcaaaacaccacatcgccagcaagctggagacgtccggcgcggtcagccagttgtctgagggcggcggtgacacagtgttgaccactgcccaatacgtggaggccgtcaaggtgctgcaggaactgcaggcctccatgtacttcgtgtaatggaggaggttctccgctgcccctgcattccggttacggtgagcctggaggcgcaccactgacgtcatacccaacagttctggagaaaagcaatctggaacgggaaaacgtttaaaggcatttgcagggagggtgttatatagggtatagggagggtattatgagcgcagtgttcctcatatattgtaaaattctactacaacaatcaatatatccccaacctaccgcctgcaggcttgcatttttttttgctattaacgtttttgctacagtccaaagtgttcttcattggttttctattacagtcataactgctcgatgcgagcaatggaaacagtataaaaggaagatttttccagatatcggaagaatgggccttgaatatttcaataccagaatcttacactttcccaaatttcaattttttttgtcgaagaatgttggacatgtgcgcaagacgtagaggacaagatatacgtgacaCACAGTGGACATCTTCTCCCGGCCCTCTTGGCGTTGCACTGTCGTGTGTTCAAGGCGCAGGTGAAGTGGTATGCATGGGATGGACGATAAAGATCACCGCTTTACGAATGCCGTATAgcaacattttttaatgcgttttgttgtaGTGAGAGACGACTTAACTGTTAAGTGCTGCTCCGCCCACATTAGGGCCGCTGCATCGAATTCCTCCACGAGGAAAAAATTAATCGGTTATAAATTCGTTTTGTGTTACCTAAACTAGAAgtttaccaccagacgaaattTAAAACGAGAAAATTTTGATCCAAATTCTATGATCGGAACTTAAAGTGTTTCAGTTTGGTTCATTGTAAGCTACACATCACAGATGCGCAACTGAATAGGAACATGAACACAAAGCGCTTGCCTTGTGTTGTGTGCCTTTCACGTGTTTAATTGCGCTTAGTTCAGCTGTGCATCTTCTATGAGCGCACAACCAAAATTTTCCGTTAAATATATATGCGccaaatatgcttttttttgtcaTCCTAATAAAATGTTATTGACCACTGTCCggcgatattttctctttttctcgctgcctgcgccccgacttgctatactcatatatgctgtatgtattgcaggcagagaagaacctgTACTGAATTTAACCGGCTTTCTGCACCTTGAGAGCATTTCatagctgcacaaaaatgcgatcTAACTTTAAAATCCGCAGCCTTCGCGACGTTCAACTGCATAGCCGTCAGCTAGTTGTCAAGCCCCGCGGGTGTCCCTTTGCGATAGATAGAGCGAGAAGCCCTTTAATTTAAACAAGAGATTTTAGCTcgcatgctacactctaaacacaaacaaacgcctatatgggagtaagaaagagagtaagctgcctcCTAGCggataggacagcttacttccctttcttactccctttttactcctttctgtttagagcatacTCTACATGGGGAAGAGTATTGTGGCGAAAATATCGTAAGGCGAGAAGCGCGGAAAATATCTTTATAgcagtaaaagaataaaaaaaaaaattaatataatCTAAGCATAAATGGGCAGTCAATTTGCGCTGAGGTACATGGACAAGTAATgctacaagatattaaatggtgatgCGCAGTATGTCATACAAAGGGGCTATCAGTGTTCACTGCATGAATAGTGGATAGTGGTGAGACTTCAATTCATAGCGGTGAGTTGTTTTCTATTTGCCTATATAGGCGACATTGGCCTTTTCGAGCGGATGCATGGATCTCGGAGTTCGTTCTGTGAGATCGCTGTATATGCCATTTGTCACTGTTTTTCCGCATTCTCTATAGATACCAGTGTGATGAACATAGAGatcaaaaatctttctttgtgaTCGGAAACAATCGCAAAAAATCGGAGACTATGAAATAACGGATTTATTTTCTTGGAAGAGATGTATGATCAGTATCTTTCAGTTGTAGCTCCGCAAGCCTGGTATGAGCAACTACTAATCGGTGGTTTTCGTTGTTAGAGGCTCGGGCTGGctttgattcaaattcgacggaacaatttccaggttagcgtaagtcagccaagccgccactaattgcaccttttgttttcttgcaggctcgcaaggcgaaggatttccttggttttgttcTTTCATGTGCTGTCCGAAGAGTGCGGGAGCCTACATTGTTGTTTGCTGTTCTTGTGCCTTGAAATCTATTAAGTTCTAATAAAAAAATGTCGATAAAGTTCGCCGTTACATGAGGTTTCCTTGTCttgcagtcactggcgcttgCATTGGCCAGCGTTGTCCGGATCCAGTCTTTTCAactacaacacatgctaaaaaagtgatagggtttggaaacgtagttaagccgagtagaggtgcgaaagcatgtgtttggctaggttggctcaaggttttgcttggctggttgtgttttgctttgctgtgatattgggctaaggttaagctctgaaagaggttaggctgatctgatctgttcacgccgcagatggaagttgatatagacgatgacgtgcaatggacagcatgagtgagtgtggttttttgacacgaggcgtgatcggcttcggagatagcacagtgctccttttgtagtggcgagcgaatctgatctgttcgggcctccgagggttcatcgcccagtcgcagcaatacttatattttatttcttcatgcgcctAGGTTGACACTCAACGTCAAGCTCCGCGCAAACTCGGTCAGCCGATTAGACTTCGTGAGCTAGTcccttcccaagcagcgcaggcaaaTGGGCCAATTTTGCGAATGACTGATTTCACTCTGGTGATAAAAATTTGCCAGTATATtctcaatattgggccgattagttgtgctgctgggtgtcagtacttcgcgcacctttgtgtgcgcaccgagacacccttagagcgtgtgggggtagccgTCTCGGTGCCCATAGAGATGCCATTGACTCAATGTGCCAagttcagccggagaccagctaccaagagccgagggggttggtcgtttggtgcccagccttcgccgg comes from the Amblyomma americanum isolate KBUSLIRL-KWMA chromosome 1, ASM5285725v1, whole genome shotgun sequence genome and includes:
- the LOC144121118 gene encoding protein argonaute-2-like, translating into MALAEHRREVASEIRDALAGNGRSMKEVVMPECERTALFMKDKVVEALCEDRTLGDAGFLASAASAGKQAASVDGEAKAEEQLVIASLNIGAVPSASGGNQATPPAPSPAGPSWVSFAQALQQGAAASPQPRAVSGGPTTAADPSAHPTAQPSASRPSYGAAAAAGSAKVASISPRPASAAAAVSGTQPAAAALPPSPPSTPPVAVTQQTPAAGDQATSGDDVRIKELERTLPSHFPRRPAHGQLGRTIQLLANHFSIEIPTGSVYHYDVDISSETAKETKVPEQKKYRCLSTKINRIAIELLVKKYRQDLANCIPAFDGRKNLYTRRQLNFRERTFTVDLEEDQRSEKFIIKIQYAATVNLDALHGVFQKRVQTVPQEVLQAIDIVLRHSPSINLAPVGRSFFRPPGPNEHNDLGGGREVWFGYYTSVRPAQWKPMLNVDMSATTFYESLPLVDFMCRFLSDSRRVLTPADFRSLRDNQYVRLNRELKGLRVKVTHLPYPRKYKVVKITREPAKEIYFESEGSQISVADYFQSRYRRLSYPNFPCVQSGSPTHPVYIPLEVCELAEGQHCRKKLDESQTAEMIKHTAKPPAKRFQKIRQSVRDMVSSSDKYLREFGVKINTEPTQVVGRVLDPPSLVFENNTMCKPRDGTWDLRGQRFYKAMSMTKWIVLNVSRSAHKDSLENFIRMLIRIGQELGMRIAQPLAVITFDTNRQPMRTVLTEQRKQYPQLEMVVAVITKATNYAEIKQVAETELSLRTQCILDNNVVQKCNAALIQNLCQKINAKMGGINNSLLMQEKPELFHTPVIVIGADVSHPSPGDKVRPSIAACVGSLDTVPSKFHATIRVQIEDSEAKARVEIIRDLKDMIKELLLAFHRATRHKPERIVFYRDGVSEGQFLEVRNYEVSAIRLACKELSPNETYEPAITFIVVQKRHHTRFMPANDRDGVGKCRNVPPGTTVDSVVTHPLDFDFFLCSHFGIQGTSRPAHYYVVWDDSKFSADDLQKLSFYLCHTYSRCARSVSIPAPVYYAHLAAFRAKHHIASKLETSGAVSQLSEGGGDTVLTTAQYVEAVKVLQELQASMYFV